Proteins encoded in a region of the Scatophagus argus isolate fScaArg1 chromosome 1, fScaArg1.pri, whole genome shotgun sequence genome:
- the LOC124049233 gene encoding ribonuclease P protein subunit p25-like, translating into MFTGCGMVSGQNQYLTRDAVRPHPGLEVNRTRDQVTPGTCSVYQDQTYSNVGQPAMVNNVPSPLTQLPVPPPALKLGQEGFKKVCRTEEDSPCPFPGLASGVLEMRVKEGSKIRNLMGFAMARMQGEKGISGGVVNGGGLRQVVFTGSGRAVTKTITCAEIMKRKVGSLHQLTKLQYKVVKEVWESTEGGTSEMTVHRTVPSISILLSKDPLDPQEPGYQPPETLSALWEEREGGESSSQTACKRPLGPLPYSSFPHCKRVCLGEGDSIPPSSLNG; encoded by the coding sequence ATGTTCACAGGGTGCGGAATGGTCAGTGGCCAGAACCAGTACCTTACCAGAGACGCTGTCAGGCCTCACCCAGGACTAGAGGTGAACAGAACCAGGGACCAGGTAACCCCAGGGACCTGCTCCGTCTACCAGGATCAAACGTACAGCAACGTTGGCCAGCCAGCAATGGTGAACAATGTTCCCAGCCCACTGACACAACTGCCAGTCCCTCCCCCTGCACTCAAACTAGGACAGGAAGGCTTCAAAAAAGTCTGCCGAACTGAGGAGGACAGTCCCTGTCCCTTTCCAGGGCTGGCCTCTGGGGTGCTGGAGATGCGCGTGAAGGAGGGAAGTAAGATCCGCAACTTAATGGGATTTGCCATGGCACGGATGCAGGGAGAGAAGGGTATAAGTGGGGGAGTTGTGAATGGTGGAGGACTCAGGCAGGTGGTCTTCACTGGGTCAGGCCGTGCGGTGACAAAGACCATCACCTGTGCTGAGATCATGAAACGAAAAGTGGGCTCTTTGCATCAGCTGACCAAACTGCAGTACAAAGTGGTGAAAGAGGTGTGGGAGAGTACGGAAGGGGGGACATCAGAGATGACGGTGCACAGGACTGTGCCCTCAATCAGCATCCTTCTATCCAAAGACCCACTAGATCCCCAGGAACCAGGCTATCAGCCTCCAGAGACcctcagtgcattgtgggaggagagagagggtggCGAATCTTCCTCGCAAACAGCTTGCAAGAGACCTCTTGGACCTTTGCCATACAGCAGTTTCCCTCACTGTAAGAGAGTGTGTTTGGGGGAAGGAGACTCAATCCCCCCCTCCTCACTGAATGGCTGA